In a single window of the Rhodamnia argentea isolate NSW1041297 chromosome 2, ASM2092103v1, whole genome shotgun sequence genome:
- the LOC115726275 gene encoding probable ubiquitin-conjugating enzyme E2 25 isoform X1, whose protein sequence is MQPPPLDALIPHNSKKRAFSRPGAFMDSDVVEIAPPVRRSSKEPKQKEVVFHEVIDIDNDDDCADLMVIDKKVDAMRKGKAVIDVDDYCNGQIGDDGVNGSADGSINGGIPLDGLAQDSHAFVHLDGQIYDPSPYDEDYMDIFEDVLDVDQYDTLQAHFDNMDIPPGVEAPIPWLSDLPKYKNEAGGGSSANGSSSLINTEASLNLQEMEHTGLTEPVQTQANHTSVSSHGLSGLVDAASHPTLMDTSTPYLFTQAGQSKKNRASSQRSGNSKSFAFGLESFKPRRFFEPFRNKKTPDASGSSSKPSAVNKFDLIKPPPGVEAPLWGEVINNSGNNPGGGFSFGPAFPVQAGTHTPTPGSEAFSSWVLGHPKNIKGQSYKHHSAYSSYVSPLHPTVHILPAEEEDGKWPDNLTEVQGNGVEEDVMRKFKLFKQFDTVQDFSDHHYKSDSCGAKQPSKNWAKRIQEEWKILEKDLPDTIFVRVYETRMDLLRAVIIGAEGTPYHDGLFFFDVSFPSGYPNVPPKVYYHSGGLRINPNLYNCGKVCLSLLGTWSGHHKNERWLPGVSTALQVLVSIQGLILNSKPYFNEPGYERTMNTDQGETTSMRYNEDTFILSLRTMTYTLKKPPKHFEDLIVGHFFKCAPDILMACKAYVEGAQVGCLLKGGIQDVDADHRSGSRTTSRAFKETVSSYIRILVKDFSRLGVKDLEKFMPPAPAPAPAPAMK, encoded by the exons ATGCAGCCGCCGCCGCTTGATGCCCTCATTCCCCACAATTccaa GAAGCGAGCGTTCTCGAGGCCAGGTGCGTTCATGGACTCCGACGTCGTCGAAATCGCGCCTCCCGTTCGTCGCTCCTCCAAGGAGCCTAAGCAAAAAGAG GTCGTTTTCCATGAAGTAATTGATATTGACAATGATGATGATTGTGCTGATCTTATGGTCATTGATAAAAAAGTTGATGCGATGAGGAAAGGCAAAGCAGTGATCGATGTTGATGATTACTGCAATGGTCAAATAGGG GATGATGGTGTCAATGGTAGTGCTGATGGATCAATTAACGGGGGCATTCCACTTGACGGTTTAGCACAGGATTCACATGCCTTTGTACATCTGGATGGCCAAATTTATGATCCATCTCCTTATGACGAAGACTACATGGACATTTTTGAAGATGTACTGGATGTTGATCAATACGATACACTACAAGCTCATTTTGATAACATGGATATACCTCCAGGTGTGGAAGCACCTATACCTTGGTTGTCGGATCTCCCCAAGTATAAAAATGAGGCTGGTGGTGGAAGTAGTGCGAATGGTTCAAGCTCTCTGATAAATACTGAGGCCTCATTGAACCTCCAGGAGATGGAGCATACTGGCTTGACGGAGCCTGTGCAAACTCAGGCGAACCATACTTCAGTTAGTAGCCATGGTCTGTCAGGCCTCGTCGATGCAGCAAGTCATCCTACTTTGATGGATACATCAACCCCTTATTTATTCACACAGGCTGGCCAAAGTAAAAAGAATCGTGCTTCTTCACAACGTAGTGGCAATTCCAAGAGCTTTGCATTTGGATTGGAATCGTTTAAGCCTCGGCGCTTTTTTGAGCCTTTTCGAAATAAGAAGACACCAGATGCATCCGGCAGTTCTTCTAAACCCAGTGCTGTAAATAAATTTGATCTTATAAAGCCTCCTCCTGGAGTTGAGGCTCCTCTATGGGGCGAAGTTATCAACAACAGTGGAAACAATCCCGGTGGTGGCTTTTCTTTTGGCCCTGCATTTCCAGTTCAAGCAGGCACGCACACCCCTACTCCTGGATCAGAAGCATTTAGCTCATGGGTGTTGGGCCATCCTAAGAATATCAAGGGTCAATCGTATAAACATCATTCTGCTTATTCTAGTTATGTGTCACCTTTGCATCCCACTGTACATATTCTTCCGGCGGAAGAGGAAGACGGCAAGTGGCCTGATAATTTGACAGAAGTTCAAGGTAATggtgttgaagaggatgttatGAGAAAGTTCAAGCTTTTTAAACAATTCGACACTGTTCAAGATTTTTCTGATCATCATTATAAAAGTGATAGTTGTGGAGCAAAGCAA CCTTCGAAGAACTGGGCGAAGAGAATACAGGAGGAGTGGAAGATTCTTGAGAAGGATTTGCCAG ATACCATTTTTGTAAGGGTTTATGAAACACGAATGGATCTCTTGAGGGCTGTCATCATTGGAGCTGAAGGCACCCCTTACCATGAcggtcttttcttctttgatgttTCCTTTCCTTCCGGTTATCCTAATGTACCTCCA AAAGTTTACTATCATTCTGGTGGGCTTCGCATCAATCCAAATCTGTATAACTGCGGCAAGGTGTGCCTCAGCCTCCTGGGCACTTGGTCTGGTCATCACAAGAATGAGAGGTGGCTTCCTGGCGTTTCTACCGCACTGCAAGTTCTGGTATCCATACAGGGGCTTATATTAAACTCAAAACCCTATTTTAATGAGCCTGGATATGAGAGGACAATGAACACAGATCAGGGAGAAACGACATCCATGAGATATAATGAAGATACATTCATCCTTTCCCTGAGAACAATGACCTATACATTGAAGAAACCTCCTAAG CATTTCGAGGACCTTATTGTGGGTCATTTCTTCAAGTGCGCTCCAGACATTCTGATGGCTTGTAAAGCATACGTAGAAGGTGCTCAGGTTGGATGCCTCCTTAAAGGTGGTATACAAGATGTCGATGCAGATCATAGGAGCGGCTCCCGCACCACCTCCCGTGCCTTTAAGGAAACCGTGTCTTCGTATATTCGCATCCTGGTGAAAGATTTCAGTAGACTCGGGGTCAAGGACTTGGAGAAATTTATGCCTCCGGCTCCAGCTCCAGCTCCAGCTCCGGCGATGAAGTGA
- the LOC115726275 gene encoding probable ubiquitin-conjugating enzyme E2 25 isoform X3 yields MDIFEDVLDVDQYDTLQAHFDNMDIPPGVEAPIPWLSDLPKYKNEAGGGSSANGSSSLINTEASLNLQEMEHTGLTEPVQTQANHTSVSSHGLSGLVDAASHPTLMDTSTPYLFTQAGQSKKNRASSQRSGNSKSFAFGLESFKPRRFFEPFRNKKTPDASGSSSKPSAVNKFDLIKPPPGVEAPLWGEVINNSGNNPGGGFSFGPAFPVQAGTHTPTPGSEAFSSWVLGHPKNIKGQSYKHHSAYSSYVSPLHPTVHILPAEEEDGKWPDNLTEVQGNGVEEDVMRKFKLFKQFDTVQDFSDHHYKSDSCGAKQPSKNWAKRIQEEWKILEKDLPDTIFVRVYETRMDLLRAVIIGAEGTPYHDGLFFFDVSFPSGYPNVPPKVYYHSGGLRINPNLYNCGKVCLSLLGTWSGHHKNERWLPGVSTALQVLVSIQGLILNSKPYFNEPGYERTMNTDQGETTSMRYNEDTFILSLRTMTYTLKKPPKHFEDLIVGHFFKCAPDILMACKAYVEGAQVGCLLKGGIQDVDADHRSGSRTTSRAFKETVSSYIRILVKDFSRLGVKDLEKFMPPAPAPAPAPAMK; encoded by the exons ATGGACATTTTTGAAGATGTACTGGATGTTGATCAATACGATACACTACAAGCTCATTTTGATAACATGGATATACCTCCAGGTGTGGAAGCACCTATACCTTGGTTGTCGGATCTCCCCAAGTATAAAAATGAGGCTGGTGGTGGAAGTAGTGCGAATGGTTCAAGCTCTCTGATAAATACTGAGGCCTCATTGAACCTCCAGGAGATGGAGCATACTGGCTTGACGGAGCCTGTGCAAACTCAGGCGAACCATACTTCAGTTAGTAGCCATGGTCTGTCAGGCCTCGTCGATGCAGCAAGTCATCCTACTTTGATGGATACATCAACCCCTTATTTATTCACACAGGCTGGCCAAAGTAAAAAGAATCGTGCTTCTTCACAACGTAGTGGCAATTCCAAGAGCTTTGCATTTGGATTGGAATCGTTTAAGCCTCGGCGCTTTTTTGAGCCTTTTCGAAATAAGAAGACACCAGATGCATCCGGCAGTTCTTCTAAACCCAGTGCTGTAAATAAATTTGATCTTATAAAGCCTCCTCCTGGAGTTGAGGCTCCTCTATGGGGCGAAGTTATCAACAACAGTGGAAACAATCCCGGTGGTGGCTTTTCTTTTGGCCCTGCATTTCCAGTTCAAGCAGGCACGCACACCCCTACTCCTGGATCAGAAGCATTTAGCTCATGGGTGTTGGGCCATCCTAAGAATATCAAGGGTCAATCGTATAAACATCATTCTGCTTATTCTAGTTATGTGTCACCTTTGCATCCCACTGTACATATTCTTCCGGCGGAAGAGGAAGACGGCAAGTGGCCTGATAATTTGACAGAAGTTCAAGGTAATggtgttgaagaggatgttatGAGAAAGTTCAAGCTTTTTAAACAATTCGACACTGTTCAAGATTTTTCTGATCATCATTATAAAAGTGATAGTTGTGGAGCAAAGCAA CCTTCGAAGAACTGGGCGAAGAGAATACAGGAGGAGTGGAAGATTCTTGAGAAGGATTTGCCAG ATACCATTTTTGTAAGGGTTTATGAAACACGAATGGATCTCTTGAGGGCTGTCATCATTGGAGCTGAAGGCACCCCTTACCATGAcggtcttttcttctttgatgttTCCTTTCCTTCCGGTTATCCTAATGTACCTCCA AAAGTTTACTATCATTCTGGTGGGCTTCGCATCAATCCAAATCTGTATAACTGCGGCAAGGTGTGCCTCAGCCTCCTGGGCACTTGGTCTGGTCATCACAAGAATGAGAGGTGGCTTCCTGGCGTTTCTACCGCACTGCAAGTTCTGGTATCCATACAGGGGCTTATATTAAACTCAAAACCCTATTTTAATGAGCCTGGATATGAGAGGACAATGAACACAGATCAGGGAGAAACGACATCCATGAGATATAATGAAGATACATTCATCCTTTCCCTGAGAACAATGACCTATACATTGAAGAAACCTCCTAAG CATTTCGAGGACCTTATTGTGGGTCATTTCTTCAAGTGCGCTCCAGACATTCTGATGGCTTGTAAAGCATACGTAGAAGGTGCTCAGGTTGGATGCCTCCTTAAAGGTGGTATACAAGATGTCGATGCAGATCATAGGAGCGGCTCCCGCACCACCTCCCGTGCCTTTAAGGAAACCGTGTCTTCGTATATTCGCATCCTGGTGAAAGATTTCAGTAGACTCGGGGTCAAGGACTTGGAGAAATTTATGCCTCCGGCTCCAGCTCCAGCTCCAGCTCCGGCGATGAAGTGA
- the LOC115726275 gene encoding probable ubiquitin-conjugating enzyme E2 25 isoform X2: MQPPPLDALIPHNSKKRAFSRPGAFMDSDVVEIAPPVRRSSKEPKQKEVVFHEVIDIDNDDDCADLMVIDKKVDAMRKGKAVIDVDDYCNGQIGDSHAFVHLDGQIYDPSPYDEDYMDIFEDVLDVDQYDTLQAHFDNMDIPPGVEAPIPWLSDLPKYKNEAGGGSSANGSSSLINTEASLNLQEMEHTGLTEPVQTQANHTSVSSHGLSGLVDAASHPTLMDTSTPYLFTQAGQSKKNRASSQRSGNSKSFAFGLESFKPRRFFEPFRNKKTPDASGSSSKPSAVNKFDLIKPPPGVEAPLWGEVINNSGNNPGGGFSFGPAFPVQAGTHTPTPGSEAFSSWVLGHPKNIKGQSYKHHSAYSSYVSPLHPTVHILPAEEEDGKWPDNLTEVQGNGVEEDVMRKFKLFKQFDTVQDFSDHHYKSDSCGAKQPSKNWAKRIQEEWKILEKDLPDTIFVRVYETRMDLLRAVIIGAEGTPYHDGLFFFDVSFPSGYPNVPPKVYYHSGGLRINPNLYNCGKVCLSLLGTWSGHHKNERWLPGVSTALQVLVSIQGLILNSKPYFNEPGYERTMNTDQGETTSMRYNEDTFILSLRTMTYTLKKPPKHFEDLIVGHFFKCAPDILMACKAYVEGAQVGCLLKGGIQDVDADHRSGSRTTSRAFKETVSSYIRILVKDFSRLGVKDLEKFMPPAPAPAPAPAMK; encoded by the exons ATGCAGCCGCCGCCGCTTGATGCCCTCATTCCCCACAATTccaa GAAGCGAGCGTTCTCGAGGCCAGGTGCGTTCATGGACTCCGACGTCGTCGAAATCGCGCCTCCCGTTCGTCGCTCCTCCAAGGAGCCTAAGCAAAAAGAG GTCGTTTTCCATGAAGTAATTGATATTGACAATGATGATGATTGTGCTGATCTTATGGTCATTGATAAAAAAGTTGATGCGATGAGGAAAGGCAAAGCAGTGATCGATGTTGATGATTACTGCAATGGTCAAATAGGG GATTCACATGCCTTTGTACATCTGGATGGCCAAATTTATGATCCATCTCCTTATGACGAAGACTACATGGACATTTTTGAAGATGTACTGGATGTTGATCAATACGATACACTACAAGCTCATTTTGATAACATGGATATACCTCCAGGTGTGGAAGCACCTATACCTTGGTTGTCGGATCTCCCCAAGTATAAAAATGAGGCTGGTGGTGGAAGTAGTGCGAATGGTTCAAGCTCTCTGATAAATACTGAGGCCTCATTGAACCTCCAGGAGATGGAGCATACTGGCTTGACGGAGCCTGTGCAAACTCAGGCGAACCATACTTCAGTTAGTAGCCATGGTCTGTCAGGCCTCGTCGATGCAGCAAGTCATCCTACTTTGATGGATACATCAACCCCTTATTTATTCACACAGGCTGGCCAAAGTAAAAAGAATCGTGCTTCTTCACAACGTAGTGGCAATTCCAAGAGCTTTGCATTTGGATTGGAATCGTTTAAGCCTCGGCGCTTTTTTGAGCCTTTTCGAAATAAGAAGACACCAGATGCATCCGGCAGTTCTTCTAAACCCAGTGCTGTAAATAAATTTGATCTTATAAAGCCTCCTCCTGGAGTTGAGGCTCCTCTATGGGGCGAAGTTATCAACAACAGTGGAAACAATCCCGGTGGTGGCTTTTCTTTTGGCCCTGCATTTCCAGTTCAAGCAGGCACGCACACCCCTACTCCTGGATCAGAAGCATTTAGCTCATGGGTGTTGGGCCATCCTAAGAATATCAAGGGTCAATCGTATAAACATCATTCTGCTTATTCTAGTTATGTGTCACCTTTGCATCCCACTGTACATATTCTTCCGGCGGAAGAGGAAGACGGCAAGTGGCCTGATAATTTGACAGAAGTTCAAGGTAATggtgttgaagaggatgttatGAGAAAGTTCAAGCTTTTTAAACAATTCGACACTGTTCAAGATTTTTCTGATCATCATTATAAAAGTGATAGTTGTGGAGCAAAGCAA CCTTCGAAGAACTGGGCGAAGAGAATACAGGAGGAGTGGAAGATTCTTGAGAAGGATTTGCCAG ATACCATTTTTGTAAGGGTTTATGAAACACGAATGGATCTCTTGAGGGCTGTCATCATTGGAGCTGAAGGCACCCCTTACCATGAcggtcttttcttctttgatgttTCCTTTCCTTCCGGTTATCCTAATGTACCTCCA AAAGTTTACTATCATTCTGGTGGGCTTCGCATCAATCCAAATCTGTATAACTGCGGCAAGGTGTGCCTCAGCCTCCTGGGCACTTGGTCTGGTCATCACAAGAATGAGAGGTGGCTTCCTGGCGTTTCTACCGCACTGCAAGTTCTGGTATCCATACAGGGGCTTATATTAAACTCAAAACCCTATTTTAATGAGCCTGGATATGAGAGGACAATGAACACAGATCAGGGAGAAACGACATCCATGAGATATAATGAAGATACATTCATCCTTTCCCTGAGAACAATGACCTATACATTGAAGAAACCTCCTAAG CATTTCGAGGACCTTATTGTGGGTCATTTCTTCAAGTGCGCTCCAGACATTCTGATGGCTTGTAAAGCATACGTAGAAGGTGCTCAGGTTGGATGCCTCCTTAAAGGTGGTATACAAGATGTCGATGCAGATCATAGGAGCGGCTCCCGCACCACCTCCCGTGCCTTTAAGGAAACCGTGTCTTCGTATATTCGCATCCTGGTGAAAGATTTCAGTAGACTCGGGGTCAAGGACTTGGAGAAATTTATGCCTCCGGCTCCAGCTCCAGCTCCAGCTCCGGCGATGAAGTGA